The DNA sequence ATCACCAGAGGTGGGTGTGGGATGCACTGGTGGGCCTCGCACATGTGTGGGCACGGTCACTGCACCGCAGTTAGAATGTCACCGCTCCCATGATGGCCACCCAACCCCAGATCAGCAACAGGCATTGGGAGCACAATAGGGAGCAGCTGCCTAatgaaggctcccgacccaaacACCAAATGCCcattcactccatggatgctgcctgacccgctgagttccacaaAAATCGTAGATCATAAACACAggggcaaaattaggacatttgccctgtcaagtccactccactattctatcatggctgatccatctgtccccccccccccatctccctgtaacctttgaagctcttatgggccggtcccacttgggcaattttTTGGGGTGtcttgccgcaaaattttcaacatgttgaaatttttctgcgacagtggcaacaatttttgctgtctGTTGTCGCCAGGTATCGTAGGTGAataccattaaaactagtccctgacagtcgcctaaagtgtcgcccaagtgggacaggcccattactaatcaagaacttgccaatctcctctttaaaaatacccaatgacttggcctccatcactgtgggcaatgaattccacacaatcACTATACTCTGGCCAAAGAAATttgctcctcatctccaatcctccaacactttgtgattcGGTAAAGAGCTGCCGTTGATTTAATGCCACGTTTGTGCCCACCTGATGAATGTGTGTTGTGTTGTAGGACGTCAACATCAAGGCGCTCCTGCCCAAGATGGCCTTGGCCCAGAGGGTGTGCACCTACCGGCACATGGACTACATCTCCATCCGGCTTCCTGGGTGCCCGCCTGGCGTGGACCCGGTCTACAGACTGCCCGTGGTATTGGGCTGTGTGTGCAGCCAGTGTTCGACCGACACCACTGACTGTACCACCGGCGTCGAAGCGCATCTCCACTGCGCGAAACCTCAATGGCACATCCCCGCATCacgctcccccctcctcctcttctctgctACCCGCCGCAAGCAGGAGGCTAATCACGGTCTCGCTCCATTCAATTGATCGATTCTTGCTCCTCCCCTATCCCTGCTCTGTAACCCTCTGCTTAACAGGAATCCATCGTTCTCTGGCGATTCAGTGCCCACATAATGCGGCAGCTTTCAGAATTCACCGCCACTCTGTGCACAAAGTGCTTCTTCCTACATCACAGACCGGCACTAGGACAGCTGCAGTGCCGAGGTTGGCCAGCAGCTGGCAGTGTTGCTCCACTTTCCCTTCCCTGACCACAATCCATTGATGGGAGACTATGAAACAAAATTACAAACTTACTACTGCGTGAAATTCAAAAGAGAAACAATTATTGTACCTGAAGAAATACAGATTATCGTGTGGCATTAAGTTTGTTACAATACTGTACTCAGTGCCAGTGTcataacatgaaaacaggcccttcggcccaccttggccatgctgaccaagttggcaaacTGGGTTAGTGCCATTTGCCTGCAAATATGTTTTATAAGTTGTAATAGTATCTGTGTCCAtagctacctctggcagctcattccagatacagactacctaCCCTCTGAGCAAAAACGCTGCCCCTTGAAGTCccatttaaatctctccccttttaccttaaacctgtgccctctagttttagaatcctctactctgggaaaaagactgggagcattcactttatccatgaccTTCTTGAtctgaggtcacccctcagcctcctacgctgcagagaaaacattcccaacctatccaacctttccctgcaactcaagcccgcaagcccagataacatcctggtgaatctcttctgcaacctttccaacttaatgccaCCCTACCTGTAGCTGAGCGACCAGAACTGTAAACAGTGCACCAAGTGAGGGTATGC is a window from the Leucoraja erinacea ecotype New England chromosome 19, Leri_hhj_1, whole genome shotgun sequence genome containing:
- the LOC129706301 gene encoding thyrotropin subunit beta-like, which translates into the protein MGSAVLCLPVDIRRLVTEQHKSTGVLSLGPEALTSPTPHTSMRVLSLLPLLLSLAAARAQCSLTRHVLYVEKEGCNFCMSINTTICAGFCMSQDVNIKALLPKMALAQRVCTYRHMDYISIRLPGCPPGVDPVYRLPVVLGCVCSQCSTDTTDCTTGVEAHLHCAKPQWHIPASRSPLLLFSATRRKQEANHGLAPFN